The following coding sequences lie in one Apium graveolens cultivar Ventura chromosome 3, ASM990537v1, whole genome shotgun sequence genomic window:
- the LOC141712277 gene encoding PHD finger-containing protein 1-like produces MATTCLKCGSQSWDNAFVSCTKCQDCVLHRYCLDIIPDTLDEIVTWYCEDCQEDVTPSTEEAHGFGSKNIRDTNTTDIDEQMFEDGSSHGVHSRQKQNSKSNSMENKQESCLVPDGHDSVQGLLIHSSSSNGEFKKLQASSCCGEDSRLISNTAHNPDVCEILYLDNPNSDGCEILYLDNPTPLQQDLQIPAQPVEDPIWRGDFVISNKKKNNYDGFVAHISNKACSKVCEEARSLNKLLHFEMHPKSDVWPKSFQKSPPGDENIALYFLPADIGSEKVFDGLVEYMMGHELGLKATVENAELLLFTSIELPLLYWRFQGRYYLWGVFRGKQTA; encoded by the exons ATG GCAACAACATGTCTTAAGTGCGGTAGCCAAAGCTGGGACAATGCCTTTGTGTCTTGCACCAAGTGCCAGGATTGTGTGCTACATCG TTATTGCTTGGATATAATTCCCGACACACTTGATGAAATTGTGACATGGTATTGTGAAGACTGCCAAGAAGATGTAACTCCGTCTACTGAGGAAGCACATGGCTTTGGTTCTAAGAATATAAGGGACACCAATACTACCGACATTGATGAGCAAATGTTTGAGGATGGTTCCTCCCATGGGGTTCATTCAAGGCAGAAGCAAAACAGTAAAAGTAATTCCATGGAGAATAAACAAGAGTCATGTTTAGTACCTGATGGACATGACAGTGTGCAAGGTCTTCTAATTCATTCATCTTCAAGTAATGGGGAATTCAAGAAACTGCAAGCAAGTTCTTGCTGTGGAGAGGATTCTAGATTAATTAGCAACACTGCGCATAACCCTGATGTTTGTGAGATCTTATATCTAGATAATCCTAACTCTGATGGTTGTGAGATCTTATATCTAGATAATCCAACTCCTTTACAGCAAGATCTTCAGATACCTGCACAACCAGTAGAAGATCCTATTTGGAG GGGGGATTTTGTCATTAGTAACAAGAAGAAGAATAATTATGATGGATTTGTAGCTCATATATCAAACAAGGCATGCTCTAAAGTATGCGAGGAAGCAAGATCGCTTAACAAATTGCTGCATTTCGAAATGCATCCAAAGTCTGATGTGTGGCCAAAAAGTTTTCAGAAATCTCCTCCTGGTGATGAGAATATTGCCCTGTATTTCTTGCCAGCAGACATAGG TAGTGAAAAGGTTTTCGACGGTTTGGTGGAATATATGATGGGACATGAACTAGGTCTAAAAGCCACTGTTGAGAATGCTGAGCTTTTGCTTTTCACTTCTATAGAGCTGCCCCTGTTATACTGGA GATTCCAAGGCAGATATTATTTGTGGGGAGTGTTTAGGGGAAAGCAAACAGCTTGA